The following are encoded together in the Oncorhynchus masou masou isolate Uvic2021 chromosome 5, UVic_Omas_1.1, whole genome shotgun sequence genome:
- the LOC135540058 gene encoding LOW QUALITY PROTEIN: ERBB receptor feedback inhibitor 1-like (The sequence of the model RefSeq protein was modified relative to this genomic sequence to represent the inferred CDS: inserted 1 base in 1 codon) gives MRPDCAWSMCTAGLTAQEICLPADSPFLRTSHCLSMAEAKPSWSHRHELDNLYFSMDPAPTEYNFRFQQQVPPSLNSERQKHSPGAQWLPPKKSRPTHLSLSSSTEPSTPSPAEDDQVVPSFQRLSVYEHCSPPNTPSRGAKPLPPLPGRADLSPDQAMDNEVEFFTSSDDRRCLVPEQCHPKPSAFRYGAPSRRSFRGCGQINYAYFEGPAGQQRQQEQKEQQRVQEQRVQEQQRQQHEQQEQQQRLEQEVREQAEQQPVCPRQQDRAQRKLRRSHSGPAGSFNKPTSLRLPCHHRHTQGMDKPMVPPRVPIPPRPIKTADYRRWSAEVSSGAYSDEDKPPKVPPXDPFLSQGSSRTPSPKSLPSYLNGVMPPTQSFAPDPKYVSWGLQRQNSEGSPCILPVMENGRKASTTHYFLLPQRPANLDKPYPEKILQDVDCPAGRNRGASDPEWDCQTKRKVQVDIV, from the exons ATGCGACCCGATTGTGCCTGGAGCATGTGCACAGCGGGCCTGACTGCCCAGGAGATCTGTTTACCTGCAGACAGCCCCTTCCTGCGGACCAGTCACTGTCTCAGCATGGCTGAAGCCAAGCCCTCATGGAGCCACCGCCATGAGCTGGACAA CTTGTACTTCAGTATGGATCCAGCACCAACAGAATACAACTTTCGATTTCAGCAGCAGGTGCCACCATCGCTCAATTCTGAGA GACAGAAACATAGCCCTGGTGCACAGTGGTTACCCCCAAAGAAATCCCGTCCCACTCATCTGTCCCTGTCATCCAGCACTGAGCCCTCCACCCCTAGCCCTGCTGAGGATGACCAGGTGGTCCCTTCCTTCCAGAGGTTGTCTGTGTACGAACACTGCAGTCCCCCCAACACACCTAGCCGGGGGGCCAAACCCCTGCCGCCTCTCCCTGGGCGGGCAGACCTTTCCCCTGACCAGGCCATGGACAATGAGGTGGAGTTCTTCACCAGTTCAGATGACCGACGCTGCTTGGTGCCTGAGCAGTGTCACCCCAAACCCTCTGCCTTTCGCTATGGAGCCCCCAGCCGCAGGAGCTTCAGGGGCTGTGGGCAGATTAACTATGCCTACTTTGAGGGACCTGCGGGGCAGCAGAGACAACAGGAACAGAAGGAGCAGCAGCGGGTACAGGAACAGCGGGTACAGGAACAACAGCGGCAACAGCACGAGCAGCAGGAACAGCAacagaggttggagcaggaggtGCGGGAGCAAGCAGAGCAGCAGCCAGTGTGTCCCAGACAGCAGGACCGAGCCCAGAGGAAGCTGCGGCGCTCTCACTCTGGCCCTGCTGGCTCCTTCAACAAGCCCACGTCGCTGCGCCTGCCCTGTCACCACCGCCACACTCAGGGCATGGACAAACCAATGGTGCCCCCCCGCGTGCCCATCCCCCCACGGCCCATCAAGACTGCAGACTACCGCCGCTGGTCAGCCGAGGTGTCCTCTGGGGCATATAGTGATGAGGACAAGCCCCCCAAGGTGCCCC GGGACCCTTTCTTGTCTCAAGGCAGCTCCCGTACCCCCAGCCCCAAGAGCCTCCCCTCGTACCTTAACGGTGTTATGCCCCCCACACAGAGCTTTGCCCCAGACCCTAAGTACGTGAGCTGGGGTTTACAGAGGCAGAACAGTGAGGGGTCTCCTTGCATCCTGCCTGTCATGGAGAACGGCAGGAAGGCCAGCACCACACACTACTTCCTGCTCCCACAGAGGCCGGCCAACCTGGACAAACCTTACCCGGAGAAGATACTCCAGGATGTGGACTGCCCAGCAGGTCGCAATAGGGGGGCTTCAGACCCAGAATGGGATTGTCAGACCAAGAGGAAAGTACAGGTGGATATAGTTTGA